The genomic region ACCATGCCTCTCATGCTTTTTAATAATGCAAACTGAAAGTAAACAGGGAAGAACAGTAGAACTGTTTCGTAGCATAGATACACACCATTGTTTACAAGTCAGATCAGTAGAACAAAGTGTTCCGTTCTATTAGTAGTACTAAAAAGTTGAGAGAAAAGAACAGAATACATGGCTCATACGCCGTATATTTACTCCAACGAGTGTGACGCCATTTGAGCGGAGCATTAATTGCGAGAGAGTGTGATCCGGCAGATGATCTAGTTTGGGTTTCCTTATGAACTCATGATGGGGCTTTTCCTTGTATGTACTGTATGTCGAGCAACTGGTAGCGGTGACCACCTGAGATAGGTCAACTTTGCACATGTTAATGACTTGGGCGCATTAACTAACAAAATCAATGACTCAGATTAATTATGTATTCTTACCTTCTTCTCCCAACTTGGGCAGCAACATTTACAAGATTATATACCACCAAAGTACCAACGCTTTTTCTCCCAACTTATTTCTAGACACATAACCAACAGCCAACCTCTTTCTCCAAAATAGTGGAAGTCAATGACTGTATGACACATGATCAATGTACTCCCTCTTCATCGCTATCAGAAACAAAACACTGTAGTGACACTGCAGAAATATCTGTGTTGCCAATTTTTTTTCTTAAAATGGCTGTATTGAATTGGCAATCAGAAACAAAACACTGTAGTGACAATCAGACACACAAGCAGCTTCCCCCGGACGTATGAGAAAAGACATCTACACATGAAGAGCAGGAGCAAGACCAACCAACTGCCAAACGCAATAGGAGCGAAGGGAGCATCTAACTAACCATTccaacaactaaatgtcataattTCTCATGAAAGTATTAGCATTTTAAACTGCAAGCATTCCTTTTGTGCTTCTTAATAGTGCAAACTTAAAGTAAAAATGGGGGGAACGGTAGAGCAGTTCTATACCATAGATATTCCATTGTTTAGAGCATTAACAAGATGCTCAAGATCGGTAAGATAACTAGCACCACGTGACGATAGCACAAGTGCTACTTCATACATATAAAGTGTTCAGTTCTACTAGTAGTAATAAAAGGTAGGAACAAAAGACATGGTTCATATGTCATTGATACTCCTAGAGCACAGCAACAACTTGTCCAAGGAAATAAGATGGAACACGGCTACTTATAGCACTATGAGGAATGGAGGCTCCTTCACATCATCGTCTTCTTGTGTCTCAAACAAtggaagtgaaatcatgctctcttgGAAACGATGTCTGGTAAGTATCAGCTGGTTTCCATGTTCTTCACTTTCCACATTTCCTAAAAACACACCATCAGTGTCGCAATGCAATAGACGGTCAGGACGCTGCTCAATCAACAGCTCATGCTCATTGATCACAGCCATACTAGGGCGATATATCACCCCCAAATTAAGCGGTGGTGATGCCTCCATCGTAAACAAGCTAATCCGGTACTGAAAGCCCCATGTCTCAGCATCATAGTCCTGCAACACCCAAATATCGAAAGTGATGCTATCACAGGTGGTGTGCCACAAAGCAAGGGATCCACCCATGTCCAACAATGACACCAAAGCACCCAACTCTATTGGGCGGCTCATCTGCCGGAATGTCTCAGCTACGCTGTCAAATACAGTCAAGTTGAGGCCAAATGCCCAGTGCAAGCTACCACGATGGTGGACTGGTGGACAGTAGGGGGACTGGGTGACATGAAGCGTGTGTTGTGAAACTGTCGGCCACTCGATGCATCTTGGCTGATTTGATCCCACCGTGAGGACGAAGTACTCAGGTGACTGCACTGGGACACCAGAGCTGATCGGTCTGGAGTATGACACCCAGAGAACCCGGTATTCTCTAGATGTGTGGTGCCGGTAGAAGGCGACTACGGCAATGACGCTGACGCCTGGTCGTTGTGGAGGATGTGGCAGGGAAGCACACTTGCGGGTGATTGGATTGCAGATGTAGAAATCAGATTGCTGCCCCAGGATGAGGAGGCCGTCGCAGGCGCGGTGTATAATAACGGGTTTTGTAACAGCGTAACGGAGGACGGGCCATATCTTTTGACCATTAGAGGCTCCGGCCATGTGGCAGAAGCCCTTTCGTCGTTGTTCGATGATGGGGAGCGACGGCTGGCGTCGGTGATGGTCGAGGATGAACGCGTTGGTGGAAGTGCCACTGTGCCACGACTTGCGGACAGCACGGCAGCGGAGCACATCTTTGGGTCGCAACTGGGCAAGGATCTCATCGATGACAAGCCACTCGGGCAGGTCGTCGAAGATGGTCATGCTGATAAGAAGAAAAAGATGCAAACATTAGTACGACACACGAAAAAGGATGAAAAGGGATTTCTAAAAATCACTCGGATGATATGTTCTATTTCGTCACTCGTTTTCTGGACAGCTATATCTATCAGCCGATACGTGATGCCACTAGATgcaaacaaagaaaaaaatagGGCGCTACAAGGTTTTGCGCCGCCCTTCTCCAGATGCTAtacataacaagcatgccatattTGAAACTAGCATTTAGCATAAAAAATGTTGAATATATCCCAGAAATGTTAAATATGAGGCATAATCGATTTGAGCAGAAGCACAAAGTCAGCCACTGCAGTCGATCCAATTTCAAACTACAGTTTGAACCCCTCCACTCTCTCTTCCCCACTTCCTCTCCATCCCCTGCAGACCGGCGGTGACCACCACACCGCCCGACTCAGCAAGCCTGGCCTAGGATTCGCTGGCCCGATATTTGCTTGCTGTAACATTTTCACACAAAATTACTGTCTAGTACATTTGTATGGTAGCATTTACACATCTAAAATGTAAATTGTACTGCTTGCATTTCTGATGTACTGTAATATTTACGCCTGGCTAAAATGTATGCTTTGCTATTAACATTTTCTATTGTAAAATTCATACAAATCTAAAACGTAAATTTGACTAAACCTAAAAAGGAACATTCTGAAGAAGTCGAAGGAGAGAACGGAGGGAGAGGGCCGAGGGGGTTTACTCTACCCTGGAGAACGGTGGAGCGGCGATTTCCAGCGGCTTCGCAATGTGTTCTGTTCCCGGCGGCGTCTCCGGACGTTCTGAGGGGGCGATCTGATTGCACGGGAGCAAGAGACTCGCTACGCAGAGACGAAATCTCACCTCTGNNNNNNNNNNNNNNNNNNNNNNNNNNNNNNNNNNNNNNNNNNNNNNNNNNNNNNNNNNNNNNNNNNNNNNNNNNNNNNNNNNNNNNNNNNNNNNNNNNNNNNNNNNNNNNNNNNNNNNNNNNNNNNNNNNNNNNNNNNNNNNNNNNNNNNNNNNNNNNNNNNNNNNNNNNNNNNNNNNNNNNNNNNNNNNNNNNNNNNNNNNNNNNNNNNNNNNNNNNNNNNNNNNNNNNNNNNNNNNNNNNNNNNNNNNNNNNNNNNNNNNNNNNNNNNNNNNNNNNNNNNNNNNNNNNNNNNNNNNNNNNNNNNNNNNNNNNNNNNNNNNNNNNNNNNNNNNNNNNNNNNNNNNNNNNNNNNNNNNNNNNNNNNNNNNNNNNNNNNNNNNNNNNNNNNNNNNNNNNNNNNNNNNNNNNNNNNNNNNNNNNNNNNNNNNNNNNNNNNNNNNNNNNNNNNNNNNNNNNNNNNNNNNNNNNNNNNNNNNNNNNNNNNNNNNNNNNNNNNNNNNNNNNNNNNNNNNNNNNNNNNNNNNNNNNNNNNNNNNNNNNNNNNNNNNNNNNNNNNNNNNNNNNNNNNNNNNNNNNNNNNNNNNNNNNNNNNNNNNNNNNNNNNNNNNNNNNNNNNNNNNNNNNNNNNNNNNNNNNNNNNNNNNNNNNNNNNNNNNNNNNNNNNNNNNNNNNNNNNNNNNNNNNNNNNNNNNNNNNNNNNNNNNNNNNNNNNNNNNNNNNNNNNNNNNNNNNNNNNNNNNNNNNNNNNNNNNNNNNNNNNNNNNNNNNNNNNNNNNNNNNNNNNNNNNNNNNNNNNNNNNNNNNNNNNNNNNNNNNNNNNNNNNNNNNNNNNNNNNNNNNNNNNNNNNNNNNNNNNNNNNNNNNNNNNNNNNNNNNNNNNNNNNNNNNNNNNNNNNNNNNNNNNNNNNNNNNNNNNNNNNNNNNNNNNNNNNNNNNNNNNNNNNNNNNNNNNNNNNNNNNNNNNNNNNNNNNNNNNGTCTGAAATGTATGTTTCGCTTACAAGACGAATTCGACTAGTCTTGCATCGAAAATAAGAGAAGAAGAGAAAGTTGGAATTACTCATTGTCACGATTTCATCCAAATTGAATAGTCTTCAGTGCAAATGGGTTTTCATTTGCAGTTTTGCACCTGCTTTGGTTAACATTGTTTTTGTACGGACCTTGCATTGCAGCTGCGCCAGGTATTGAGCTGTTTAAAAAAGGATCGGTACAGTAGACCCAAGGGGATGTAGCTCAGATGGTAGAGCGCTCGCTTAGCATGCGAGAGGTATGGGGATCGATACCGCACTTCTCCAATTAGcttttttttttctctttattttaatttttttgcttttgCAGATCTGACTGAATACCCCACTTCTccattttctgtttgttttttctcATAACGCATCGGGGATGTAGCTCAGATGGTAGAGCGCTCGCTTAGCATGCGAGAGGTATGGGGATCGATACCCCACTNNNNNNNNNNNNNNNNNNNNNNNNNNNNNCTCcatttagttttttttttctttgcaGATCTGAGTGCTCTAGAATCCAACCTCCtctaaagaaaagaaagaggaagaaacatggAAGCGCATCTGGTGTAGTGGTATCATAGTACCCTCCCACGGTATTGACCAGGGTTCGATTCCCTGGATGCGCATTGCtcattcttttttaattttttttggcaAGTTTAAGTTCTTTAGTACATTTCTTCGGTCAAATTATCACCAATTTTTTACATAAAAATGTACTAGGAATTAGCACATTTTTCTGGTCCAAATCATTAAGATGGAGCATGGCATCTTATACCAATATGTGGAATGGAGGCTCCTTGTTCACAATATTTAGCGCCTCAAACAATGGGACTGAAATCATGTTCTCTTTAAGGTGATGCCTGGCGAGTATCAAGTGGCTCTCATGCTCTTCGTTTTCCGCATTTCCAAAACACACACCATCAATGTCACAATGCAACAGACGGACAAGACACTGCTCAGTCAACAGCTCAGGCTCGTTGATCGCAGCCATCCTAAGGACATATTTGATGCCCAAATTAAGCGGTGGAGATGCCCCAGGTTTCAGCATCATAGTCACGCCACACCGCAAGAGGAATGGTGCTAAGAGATTCTGATGGTGCCATTATCTTCACGGCATGCTGAACATAATCACACTCAGAACTGAATGTTATCTCTGAAGGTGCTTTACTAGCTCTACAATGGAGTATTTTACGCATAGTTGTTGAACCGAAACTACTACACACACGATGATTCCTTGTATAAAATTCACAGGATGCAACATCCATGGTCGCTGCGCTTTCAGTCCACCTCACAGACGGTTCCATCTGCTTGGATGTTGAGTAATACACAAAATTCACAGGATGCAACATCCAGGACTTTGGTGGAACTGATTGTAACCATAATTTTTTTCATGCTTTTCCCGGCGGCCTGGAGAAAGCAGCAATCAATAGGACTTTCCTAATCCTCCCTTTCTTTCAGGAAGAACGTGAAATTCGTTTTCCTTAGATGGGAGCAGAGCAGGTTTGAAAAAGGATCTTAGAGTGTCTAGGGTTAGGCCAAGAGCGTCTCTTAACGCCTTCCTTTTTCTGCCCATTTTTTCTTTTTACTACAAATTTATAAGTTGTTTTGTTTCACTCATATAGCTATCTAGTTTAACTTACCAACCCAAATACTAAATAAGGTCATCGAAAAGATCTCGGACGACTCACCAAAGCACGAAAGCCAGTTAGAAAATGGATTCCTATTTGAAGAGTGCCTAACCGCATGGATAAGCTCATATTAACCCGTCAATTTTGGATCCAATTCGGGATTTTTTTTGGGAAGTTTCGGGAAGAAATTGGAATGATTGGTTGTGTAATATACGTATTTCTCCGCAAAAAACGAAGAAGTGAGGAATACGTAAGAGCATCTAAAGCCGTGTACATCTAATATGGCCCTTCAAACGTCCGTGGACGTGTCCGTGGACTAGTctgttggaatttgctagtaggTTTTTGGttcaaagcccaactaaaattttgaaattctcttggcccattcgtGATAGCTTGTGAGTGAgattaaagtttagtcccaccccagaagttgagtgagacttgcacctctttataaggtgagctcttctatcaCTTGTataagcatgagaagaggagacctatacgcgcgctcctcctcctcgtcacgaCGCGGCGCggtgcgggttgcgggaatgagccgagccgaggacagagctatgcacgttgtctatatttttgctgctcgggaaaaattaatgagtcattattTTTCGATTCTTTTGGATCATGACTAGGACGTGGGGTTTACTCTCATGACCTACCCGGCCCTCATTATATAgttaggcagacgtctaccctagccgccgccgcatcGCATGGTTTCGCACCACCATTCCAAATCATTGCGCCGCcacgcaagtcttctccatccctcctttcggcgtgcaccgcgagaaggtaCAGCAGACCTCAGCAACACTGAAATCACTTGATTGTCCATCTGATGTGACATGAACTTGGAGAAAATAAACATGTCAAATGATCACCATCGTTTTTACATAATGGGACATCGTCATGGTCAACCTGTCACCATGTAAACTACAAATCTTCATCCAGGCAAACATGAACTTGGAATTAGCTCATTTAGCTGGTAAATGAGAAGACATGTTCAGTTCTTTTTAAGTAAAAGGGACAAGGCCATGTTCAACTCCGATGGAAATGCAAAACAGAACACAATATATCGGCTTCAACTCTCAGAGGATCAAACCATAACAACCTAACAGCATCGCCAAGCACCAGCAGCGAAATGGTTAAACACAAACGAAAAAACGCAAGAGATGCAACAGCAGCCTTACCGAAAAAAAATACACGGGCCAACAACAAAGTCAATGAACTGTATGGGGATCGATACCCCACTTCTccattctttttctttgttttttgcacACCTGAATATAATACCCCACTTCTCCAAAAAAAATTGCCACTTCTCCAAAATTTGTTTTTGCAGATCTGACTGAATACCCCACTTCTCAAAAAAAAATTGCTGTTATTTTGATACCCCACTTCTCCAATCTTTTTGCTGCAGATCTGAATATACTGTGAACAAAACACTCTGTTTTACTTTTGCAGACTCGATAAACAGCTCTTATCAGTCAGTCAACTACTCCATTTGCTGTTATTTTTTTGCAGATCATAATTTACTGTAAAAAAAAACACTATCTTGACTTTACTTCTGCAAACTCAAAAATCTCAAAAACAAATGTGCAGGATCCTTTTATATATAGACATAAAAGGAAAACACAAAGACATGTGTTCTATCTGTACTTCAAACAAAAGCAGTGCAATAATAATCACGGGCCAAGAACAAAATGTTAGTTT from Triticum aestivum cultivar Chinese Spring chromosome 4A, IWGSC CS RefSeq v2.1, whole genome shotgun sequence harbors:
- the LOC123084202 gene encoding uncharacterized protein; amino-acid sequence: MTIFDDLPEWLVIDEILAQLRPKDVLRCRAVRKSWHSGTSTNAFILDHHRRQPSLPIIEQRRKGFCHMAGASNGQKIWPVLRYAVTKPVIIHRACDGLLILGQQSDFYICNPITRKCASLPHPPQRPGVSVIAVVAFYRHHTSREYRVLWVSYSRPISSGVPVQSPEYFVLTVGSNQPRCIEWPTVSQHTLHVTQSPYCPPVHHRGSLHWAFGLNLTVFDSVAETFRQMSRPIELGALVSLLDMGGSLALWHTTCDSITFDIWVLQDYDAETWGFQYRISLFTMEASPPLNLGVIYRPSMAVINEHELLIEQRPDRLLHCDTDGVFLGNVESEEHGNQLILTRHRFQESMISLPLFETQEDDDVKEPPFLIVL